The following nucleotide sequence is from Acetivibrio cellulolyticus CD2.
ACACTTTTTTAACTTATTTTTTTCAGTTATTTTTCAGTGCTGTGTCGTGCGACAGCTTTAATAATATAACACCTCAAACACCTATTTTCAACCCACCAAAATCTTATTTCGCATAATTAACAAAGATTATTTCCTGTTTTCTCACTTATCCTTTAAATTCGTAGTTTATAATAATCTTTACTAAGTTAACATATCTAATTATATACATCATGTACGCTTCTTCTGCAACATAAGTGATAAAGCAACACTTAACACCAACAAAAAAAGTATTTGATTAACTCAAATACTCATCAATAACCTATATTTTGTGACTAGTCTAAACTTTTTAAAACCACTATTTTGTTTCCCTTAAAATTATATTTAACACTATCGCAAAGATTTCTTACTATAAGTAAACCTCTTCCGCCCTCTTTCAGCTCACACAACTCTGTAAGATTTTCAGGTCTTACAATACAGTTTCTTTCAAAACCTTCGCCCTCATCCTCAATAATAAAATACACATAGTTTTTGCTAATACCTGTTCTAATCTTAACCTGCTTCGCACTGTCTTCTTTATTACCGTGTTTGATTGCATTTTGCAATAACTCATTTAAAACAACCTTTAATTCAAACAAAGTGTCTTCCTTTAAAGGTCCATGACTTTCAAGAATAAAACCTACTATATTATTAACAGAATTACGTATATTACATAACTCACTGGCTATCTTC
It contains:
- a CDS encoding ATP-binding protein, with translation MLKLCDLKIASELCNIRNSVNNIVGFILESHGPLKEDTLFELKVVLNELLQNAIKHGNKEDSAKQVKIRTGISKNYVYFIIEDEGEGFERNCIVRPENLTELCELKEGGRGLLIVRNLCDSVKYNFKGNKIVVLKSLD